The Streptomyces sp. NBC_00569 genomic sequence CGTGGACACCCACGGCCGCGCGGGCCTGGAGATCAAGGGCTCGTACGACTCCCTCGTCGCCAAGGTGATCACTCGCACGGTCCGGGGCGACTTCGCCGACGCGGCCGGGAAGGCGGCCGCAGCGCTCGGCGAGTTCACGCTCTCCGGAGTGCCGTCGAACCTGCCGCTCCTGCGCGCCGTCCTGCGCCACGAGGCCTTCCGGGACGGCACCGTGACGACCGCCTTCGTCAACGAACACCTCGACAAGCTCGTACCGGGAGCCGCGCCTTCCCAGGAGGGTCACGGCTCGGTCCTCACCGCGCTCTCCGCGGGCAGTGTCGTCGACGTCTGTGTGGAGCCGGGCGCCGAGGTGGCGGCCGGCGCGCCACTCGTCGTGCTCGAGGCGATGAAGATGGAACACGTCCTGACGGCGCCGCGCGGGGGAGTGGTGCGCGAGGTCCGCGCGAGCGTCGGGGACGTCGTCCCGGCCAGCGCCGAACTCGTCGTCTTCGCACCGTCGGAGGGCGAGGAGAGCGTCGACGAGGCGACGGCCGAGGCCGATCTCGATATCATCAGGCCCGACCTCGCCGAGGTCGTCGAGCGCCATCGCGTCACTCTCGACGAGGCGAGGCCGCAGGCCGTCGAGCGCCGCAGGCGCACCGGCCACCGCACCGCACGCGAGAACCTCGCCGACCTCTGCGACCCGGGCACCTTCACCGAGTACGGCGCGCTGGCGATCGCCGCGCAGCGCCGGCGCCGGACCCTCGACGACCTGATCGCCGGCACACCGGCCGACGGCATCGTCACCGGCGTCGCCCAGGTCAACGGCGCCCTGTTCGGCGACCGGCGCAGCCAGTGCGCCGTCCTCGCCTACGACTACACGGTTCTCGCCGGCACGCAGGGGATGCTCAACCACAAGAAGACCGACCGCATGCTCGAACTCGCCGAGCGGCAGCAGATCCCGGTCGTGCTCTTCGCCGAGGGCGGCGGCGGACGCCCCGGCGACACCGACATGATGGCGGTCGCCGGACTCGACGTCCCCACGTTCGCCACCCTCGCCCGCCTCAGCGGGCAGGTGCCGACGATCGGCATCGTCGCCGGGCGCTGCTTCGCCGGCAACGCCGCGCTCCTCGGCTGCTGCGACGTCGTCATCGCGACCGCCGACGCCACCGTCGGCATGAGCGGCCCCGCGATGATCGAGGCGGGCGGCCTCGGGCAGTTCCTGCCCGAGGAGGTCGGACCGATGCCGGTCCAGGTCCCGAACGGCGTCGTCGACATCCTGGTCGACGACGAGGCCGAGGCCGTGGCCGTCGCCAAGAAGTACCTCTCGTACTTCCAGGGCGACCTGAGCGACTGGGACTGCGCGGACCAGCGCCTCCTGCGGCACGTCGTCCCGGAGAACCGGCTGCGCGCGTACGACGTCCGGGAGGCGGTCACCCTCCTCGCCGACACCGGCTCGGTCCTGGAACTGCGCCGTGCGTTCGGCGTCGGCGTCATCACCGCACTCGTACGGGTCGAGGGGCGGCCGATGGGCCTGGTCGCCAACAACCCGCAGCATCTCGGCGGCGCCATCGACAGCGACGCCGCCGACAAGATGGCCCGCTTCCTGCAACTCTGCGACGCCCACGGACTGCCCGTGATCACCCTGTGCGACACCCCGGGTTTCATGGTCGGGCCGGACGCCGAGAAGACCGCGACCGTACGGCACTTCAGCCGGCTCTTCGTCGCGGGAGCCCACCTCGGCGTGCCGGTCTTCTCCGCCGTCCTGCGCAAGGGCTACGGCCTCGGCGCGATGGCGATGACCGGCGGCGGCTTCCGCGCGCCCACGGCGATGGTCTCCTGGCCCACCGGTGAGATCGGTCCGATGGGCCTCGAAGGCGCAGTCCGCCTCGGTTACCGCCGCGAACTCGAAGCCATCGCCGACCCGCAGGAGCGCCGGGCCATGTACGAGGCGCTCCTCGCGGAGCAGTACGAGCGGGGCAAGGCGCTCAACGCGGGGACGACCTTCGAGGTCGACGACGTGATCGACCCGGCCGAGACCCGCCGCTGGATCAGCGCGACGTTCGCCCAGCACCCCACGCATCCGCACCCGCCCGAGGGGCACACCCGCCGTCGTTTCGTCGACACGTGGTGACGCCCGTGGGGTGAAGGTCCAGGTAGGTCAGGTCGGGACAACAACCGAGGAGCCGCATGAAGATCGAGGAGTACCTGGAGGATCTGCGCGCCCGTCAGGCCCGGGTCCGCCCGCACGGCACACCGTCCGACGTCGTGTACCCGCTCGGCGAGATCTCCGTGCCGGACCACGTCGCGCACTGGGCGCGGCTGCGTCCCGACCGGGCCGCGGTCGTCTTCGAGGGCCGCACCGTCACCTACCGCGAGCTGGACGAGCTGAGCCGCCGTGTGGCGGGTCGCCTCGCCTCCGAGGGGGTCGGCGCGGGCGACCGGGTCGCCGTCCACCTGCCCAACTGCCCCCAGTTCCTGATCGCCTTCCTGGCCGTGCTGCGGCTCGGCGCGGTGCACGTGCCGGTCAACCCGATGTTCCAGGGCGCCGAACTCGCCTACGAACTCGAGGACTGCGGCGCCGAGACCGTCATCACCCGCGACACCTCGCTCCCGCTGCTGGCTTCCGTACGCCGACAGACCGCGGTGCGACGGGTGTTCGTCACCTCGCTCACCGAGATGGCCCTGGCCGCGACCGCACCGGACGGTGTGGCGATCGAGGGGCTCGCGGTCCACACCTGGGCGCAGGCCGTGGCGCACGAGCCCGTCGACGGTGGCCCGGCCGACCTCGACGCCCTGGCCGCGCTGAACTACACCGGCGGCACGTCAGGCCTCCCCAAGGGCTGCATGCACACCCAGCGGCACATGATCTACACCATCGCCACCAGCGCCGCGGCCACCCGCCAGACGGCCGACGGCGAGGTGGTGGTCCTGTGCTACATCCCGGTCTTCTGGATCGCGGGCGAGGATCTGGGCATCCTCAACCCCCTGATGCTGGGCGGCACTTCGGTGCTCATGCCCCGCTGGGACCCGGCCCGCGTCCTGCGGGCGATCGACACGCACAAGGTCACCACGATGGTCGGCACCGTGGAGAACTATCTCGAACTGCTCGACCGGCCGGACTTCGCCTCGTACGACCTGAGTTCGCTCGTCGACCCGCTCTGCACCTCGTTCATCCGCAAGCTCGACGTCGGCGTCCGGCGGCGCTGGGAGGCCGCCGCGGGCAGCCACTCCGTCCTGCGCGAGGCCGCGTACGGCATGACCGAGACGCACACGATCGACGTGACGCCCTACGGGTTCCAGGGCGATGACCAGGATCTGCACGCCGAACCCGTCTTCTGCGGACTGCCCATGCCCGGTACGGACATCGCCGTGGTGTCGCCCGTCACCGGTGAACCGCTGCCGCTCGGCGAGGCGGGCGAGATCGTCGTGCGCAGCCCCTCGGTGACGACCGGCTACTGGAACAAGCCCGACGCCACGGCGCGGCAGCTGCGTGACGGCTGGCTGCACACGGGGGACAACGGCCGTATCAACGACGACGGCTGTCTTCACTATCTCGGCCGCGACAAGGACCTCATCAAGGTGAAGGGCATGAGTGTCTTCCCCGCGGAGGTCGAGATGCTGCTGTGCCGTCACCCCGACGTGCACACGGCCGCCGTCGTCCCGGCCGACGACCCGTCGAAGGGCCAGGTCCCCGTGGCTTTCGTGACGCTCCGTCAAAAGGGCGCGGTGGGCGCCTCGGCGCTGCGTGACTGGGCGCGCGAGAGCATGGCGGCCTACAAGGTTCCCCTGGTCGAGATAGTCGACGAGATGCCGATGACGACGACCATGAAGATCCGGAAGGTGGACCTGACGGCCCGCGCGCAGCAGCTCGCCGACGACCGCTGAAGGCCGTGCCGGCGCGCCTCAGGTCTTGGGCATGAGCGTGTGCAGCAGGTCGACGCACTGCCGGAGGTCCGGCTCGGGCGAGGCGTGGTCGCCGGCGGTGCCCAGTGACCACTGTTCCAGCGCGGTGCGGGTCACGGCGAGCGCGATGCCGGTGAGCAGGCGGGGCCGGGGGTCGGCCGGAGCGGCGGCCATCCGTTCGGCCACCGCCTCCCTCACCTGTTCCTCGAAGGCGTCGAACCGCGCGTGGAGCGCCGCCCGCAGTTCGGGATGCCGCTCGGCGATCCGGAAGGTGGTCTGGACGAGTTCGCGGTCGGGCACGACATCGTCGGTGATGTGCGCGGACAGGACGTCGAGCAGTTCGGTGAGCGTCGCCCGGGGCGCCGGGTCGCCGTGCGCGAGGCGCCGGCGGAGCGCGTCCGGCAGCGGGGGCGGGCCGATGGTGAGCGCCGACTCCTTGCTCGGGAAGTAGTTGAAGAACGTGCGCTGCGAGATCCCGGCGGCGGCACTGATCATGTCGACCGTCACCCCGGCCAGGCCGTGCCCCTCGACGAGCCGTACCGCGGCGGCGTGGATCGCGTGCTCGGTCTCGCGGCGGCGCCTCGCGCGAAGGCCCTCGCCTGCTGCGGACGTACGGACCGGACTGGGCATGGCGACAGTCTCGCAGGTCGCACGAGGCGCCCGCGCAGGGCCCCGGAGGCCGTCGAACGCCCCGGGTCAGAAGTAGCCCTTCTCGCCGTCGAGGAGCTCACGGATCGCGTCGAGGTGACCGGCGTGCCGGGCGGTCTCCTCGATCATGTGCAGGAGGATCCACCGCAGACTCGCCGACCCGGCACGGAAGTCGGGGTGCCGGCCCGCCTGGTCGAGGGAGTTCGTGGCGGTGATCTCGTTCGACCGGGCGTACTGGCGCGCGTACTCGCCGAGCAGCTGCTCGAGGGGGACGTCGTCGACGAGCATGTCGGCGTCCTCGGGCCCGTCGTCGAACTGGGGCCCCTCGGCCGCGCCGCCCATCAGCATGACCTCGAACCAGCAGTGCTCGACCCACCGCAGATGCGACACGACCCCTGCCACGGTCATGGCGGGGGACGCGGGGAGTACGGAGCGATGGGCGTCCTTCTCGGAAACGCCCTCGCACTTCCACTCGACGACGGCGCGCTGCATGTCCAGCCAGGCGAGCAACTGCGTTCGCTCGTCGGCGTCGTAGGGAGGGCGTATGCGAGGAGGAGTCATGGGTGGGGAGGCTACTGGCCGGGTCTCTCCCGCCGCGCGGCAATTTCCTGCGGGTGGCGTCGCGCGGCCTTACGCCGCGGAGCGTGGCGCGCGTTCTTTGGCGGCCGGGACCGAGGCGGGGCGCGGCTCGGGGCGGGGCACGGGGCGGGCCTCGGGGCGGGGCTCGGGACGAAGCTGCGGCCGTGGTGGGGCCGGCGGCGCGAAGGCCGGTGGAACGGTCGTGGGGGCGGCGGCCGGGGCCGCCGCGGATATCGGCAGGCGTACCCGCCGCGGGGCGGATATGACGTGGCAGTGCGGGGCGCCGAGCCGCTCGCCCAGCCGGCGTACGTCCCTCGGCAGGTCGCGCCGCCAGGCCATGGCGACCACGGGCGCGAGCAGTGTCAGCGCGCCGGTCAGGCGGCACTGCACCGTGAGGCGCAGGAGGGTGCCGCGGGGGCGCGGGGAGAGCGTGAACGAGTACATCGGTGTCTGGGCGCCGAGGGCGTTCCACATCCGGTCGCCGCGGAAGACGAGGTGCTCGCCCGGGACGTACGCCACGCACTGGAGCACCTGGTCCCGGTGGCGCCCGGGAAAGCGGTACACATGGGCCACGCCGGGACCTGCGGGCTCTGCGCTCTCGGCGACGGTGTCGACTCCCGAGAACCAGAGTGGGAGATTCCGTGCGTCGGAAAGGAAGTCGTACACCTCGGTGACGGATCGGCCTATGTGGACGTCAACGGAAATCTCTGGCATCACGCACCTCCCCGACGCCCGTCCGGTCGTCGGCGCGGTGCCGACGGGTACGCACCCCACGGGCTCTACATTCCAAACGTGCGTGCGGATCGGCTCCACGACATCTCGGAGTAGGCCGAACGGGTGACATGGCAGGCACGTACGGTGGTCGCCTGCCCGGAACGCCGCCTGCCATGCGGCTCGCGGCGGCCGGGGGTGTGAGGGAGGTGCGCGGGAGGTGTGAGGAAGGCGCGGCCGGGCCGTCACCGATCGTGGGACCCGGCACCGAACATGTTGAACGTTCGTTAAAGCTACGCTTTGTGTGTCCGCCGCAGCTCGGCCTTCAGGACCTTCCCCGCGGCCGAGGTCGGCAGCGCCTCGAGGAACCGCACCTCGCGCACCCGCTGGTACGGCGCGACGCGGGCGGACACATGCGCCATCAGCTCCTGTGCGAGAGCCGGGCCGGGGGCCGGCGAGGCATCCGGACGCGTCACGACGTACGCCGCCGGTATCTCGCCCGCCTCGGCCGCGGGAACACCGATCACCGAGACCTGCGCGACCGCGGGATGGCCGCTGAGGATCTCCTCCAGCTGGCCCGGATAGACGTTGTAACCCTTGTAGATGAGCATGTCCTTGGCGCGGCCCACGATGTAGACGTGGCCGCGCTCGTCGCACCGTGCCAGGTCGCCGGTGCGCAGCCAGCCGTCGACGAACTGCTCTGCCGTCAGCTCCGGGTGGCCGTGGTAGCCGGCGGTGATCTGCGGGCCGCGGGCCCACAGCTCGCCCGTCTCGCCGTCGGGCACGCGACGTCCCGTCTCCACGAGGTCGCGGATCTCGATCTCGGTGTCGAAGACGGGCAGGCCGACCGACCCGATCGGGACCGGGTCGTCGGGGTCGACGATCCCCGAGGTGACGCCCATGGTGGCCTCGGTCAGCCCGTAGCCCTCCACGACGCACGCGCGGGGGAACAGCGTCCGCAGGGCCCGCAGCGTCGTCGTATCGATAGGCGCGGCGCCGGAGTTGACCACGCGGACCGCGGAGAGCGCGCGGCCTTGTGCGGCGGGGGCGGCGAGCAGGGCGTGGAAGAGCGCGGGGGATCCAGCGATCTGGGTGGCTCCGAACTTCTCGGCCAGCTCCAGGAACCGCTCGGGGTCGAAACGGCCGGCGAGGACACTCGTCAGTCCGGCGAGTACGCCGATCGACTGGCCGACCAGCCCCATCGCGTGGAAGAACGGCGCGACGGCGATCGAGACGCCCTGTCCGGGCTGGTTCGTGTACTCGGTGGCCGCCTCGGCCACCGGGTCGAGGAAGATGCCCCCGTCGGGGTCCACCGCGGGCACGGCGGCCGCGCGCCAGCAGGTGAACTGGAGGCAGTTCGCCACGACATGACGGTGCAGCACCTGGACCGCCTTCGAGCGCCCTGTCGTGCCGCCCGTGAAGGACAGGTGGGCGACCGCGTCGGGCGGGACGTGGGGGCCGGGCTCCGGGTCGCCCGCGAGCAGCTCGGCGAGCGGCACCGTGCCGTCCAAGGGTGCCGGATCGCCGGGCGCGACGGCCGACGGCGGTACGACGGCGACCAGTTCGAGTCCGTCGGTGCCGGCGGCGAGGAGCGCCGGGGCCGTGGCCGGGTGCGTCACGGCCGCCCGGACCTCCGCCTCGTCCAGCTGAGCGCGCAGAGCCGCCGGGGGAAGGGTGGGGTTGAGGGGCGCCACGACGGCCCCGGCCAGCAGGATCCCGTAGTAGGTGACCGGGAACCAGAGGGAGTTGGGCTGGTGCAGTGCCACCGCGTCGCCCTCGGCGATGCCGCGCTGGCGCAGCCCCCGTGCGAAGCGGAGCGCCTGTTCGTGGAGTTCCGCGTAGGTCAGCGTGTCGTCGCCGTCGCGCAGGGCGACCCGGTCGGGATATCTCCTGGCCGAGCCGGCGAGGATGTCCCCGACGGATGCCTCAGGGTAGGAGAGGCGGGCCGGCATGCCCTTCGGACGGCGACGGATCACGCGGCAACTCCCTTGTCGACGGGTGCGACGGGCGGGCAGTCAGAACATTCGTTAAGCTACGGTCCCCGTCGGCGCGTGTCCAGACGTCTGCAGCAGGGCCCGGTTGGGCGTCATCGAAGCGGTGCCCTCCGCGCACAGCCTGCCCGCCGTGTCCTCGACGGCCGCCCGCACCAGTGTCCGCAGGCGGCCCGGCTTGATCACCGTCCCGACCACCTTGTACGTGGCGCCCGCCCGGACCGGGCGCAGGTACTCGACGTTCAGGCTCATCGTCAGGAACGGCGTCAGGGGTTCGCTCCCGGACATCACGGTGGCGCCGCACGCCTCGTCGAGCGTGGTCGCGACGAAGCCGCCGTGCACGACACCGCCCCGGTTGAGGAGGGACTCCCCGGGGGTCCAGGCCATCTCCACCCGCCCCTTGTCGACCTGGGTGATGCTCAGGCCGAACTGCGTGTAGGGGACGTGCGGCGCGTGCGCCAGTTCCTCGGCGAGCGTGCGGATGCGGTCCAGGCCGGTGCCGGCGCCCCAGGCGAAGTCGGGCATGTGGAGTGGATTCCTTCCGGGTGTGCTGCGGGACAGGTGGGGTCAGGTGGCTGCGGGCCGGTGGCGGATCAGTGCCTCCTGGAGTACCGAGGCGACCAACTGGCCGTCCTGCGACCAGAGTTCACCGCGTGACATCGCGTGGCCGTCGGACAGGTTCGTGGTGTGCTGGGCGTACAGCAGCCAGGCGTCGGCGCGCGCGGGGCGGTGGAACCACATGGCGTGGTCCAGCGACGCCAGCATCACCCTCGACCGGCGGCCGCTCCGCGCGCCGTGCGGTTCCCAGGGCAGCGCGGCCGTGGGGGAGATCGTCAGGTCCGACAGGTACGCGAGCGCGGCGGTGTGCAGCAGCGGCTCGTCGGGCAGCGGCCGCGCCGCCCGCAGCCAGCAGCGCCGCCGCGACATGCCGTCGGCCCGCGCGGCCAGCTCGTCGGCGTCCGCCTCCACGAGCCGCAGGTCGACGGCGCGGGGGATGACGGATTCTCGGTAGCGCTC encodes the following:
- a CDS encoding carboxyl transferase domain-containing protein, which translates into the protein MTGVLIANRGEIAVRIHRAASALGLRTVAVHSADDRSAAHVRLADEAHLLKGEGVAAYLDVRQIVGIAGRAGCDLVHPGYGFLSENADFAKACAEAGLTFVGPTPELLALFGDKASSRALAVRHGVPVLAATGAPTSLAQATEFLAGVRDGVMVKAVAGGGGRGMRAVHDAADLLWAYERCRSEAERAFGNGDVYVEQLLPRAKHIEIQVVGDGTGQVTHLWDRECSVQRRNQKLIEVAPSPWLPARTRDVLIEAAVTMASATRYLGLGTFEFLVDADDPDASYFIETNPRLQVEHTITEELTGVDLVATQLRLAQGRSLAELGLLQEDVPRPRGFAIQTRVNLEELSADGTAHASQGTLTAFEAPGGPGVRVDTHGRAGLEIKGSYDSLVAKVITRTVRGDFADAAGKAAAALGEFTLSGVPSNLPLLRAVLRHEAFRDGTVTTAFVNEHLDKLVPGAAPSQEGHGSVLTALSAGSVVDVCVEPGAEVAAGAPLVVLEAMKMEHVLTAPRGGVVREVRASVGDVVPASAELVVFAPSEGEESVDEATAEADLDIIRPDLAEVVERHRVTLDEARPQAVERRRRTGHRTARENLADLCDPGTFTEYGALAIAAQRRRRTLDDLIAGTPADGIVTGVAQVNGALFGDRRSQCAVLAYDYTVLAGTQGMLNHKKTDRMLELAERQQIPVVLFAEGGGGRPGDTDMMAVAGLDVPTFATLARLSGQVPTIGIVAGRCFAGNAALLGCCDVVIATADATVGMSGPAMIEAGGLGQFLPEEVGPMPVQVPNGVVDILVDDEAEAVAVAKKYLSYFQGDLSDWDCADQRLLRHVVPENRLRAYDVREAVTLLADTGSVLELRRAFGVGVITALVRVEGRPMGLVANNPQHLGGAIDSDAADKMARFLQLCDAHGLPVITLCDTPGFMVGPDAEKTATVRHFSRLFVAGAHLGVPVFSAVLRKGYGLGAMAMTGGGFRAPTAMVSWPTGEIGPMGLEGAVRLGYRRELEAIADPQERRAMYEALLAEQYERGKALNAGTTFEVDDVIDPAETRRWISATFAQHPTHPHPPEGHTRRRFVDTW
- a CDS encoding AMP-binding protein produces the protein MKIEEYLEDLRARQARVRPHGTPSDVVYPLGEISVPDHVAHWARLRPDRAAVVFEGRTVTYRELDELSRRVAGRLASEGVGAGDRVAVHLPNCPQFLIAFLAVLRLGAVHVPVNPMFQGAELAYELEDCGAETVITRDTSLPLLASVRRQTAVRRVFVTSLTEMALAATAPDGVAIEGLAVHTWAQAVAHEPVDGGPADLDALAALNYTGGTSGLPKGCMHTQRHMIYTIATSAAATRQTADGEVVVLCYIPVFWIAGEDLGILNPLMLGGTSVLMPRWDPARVLRAIDTHKVTTMVGTVENYLELLDRPDFASYDLSSLVDPLCTSFIRKLDVGVRRRWEAAAGSHSVLREAAYGMTETHTIDVTPYGFQGDDQDLHAEPVFCGLPMPGTDIAVVSPVTGEPLPLGEAGEIVVRSPSVTTGYWNKPDATARQLRDGWLHTGDNGRINDDGCLHYLGRDKDLIKVKGMSVFPAEVEMLLCRHPDVHTAAVVPADDPSKGQVPVAFVTLRQKGAVGASALRDWARESMAAYKVPLVEIVDEMPMTTTMKIRKVDLTARAQQLADDR
- a CDS encoding TetR family transcriptional regulator; translated protein: MPSPVRTSAAGEGLRARRRRETEHAIHAAAVRLVEGHGLAGVTVDMISAAAGISQRTFFNYFPSKESALTIGPPPLPDALRRRLAHGDPAPRATLTELLDVLSAHITDDVVPDRELVQTTFRIAERHPELRAALHARFDAFEEQVREAVAERMAAAPADPRPRLLTGIALAVTRTALEQWSLGTAGDHASPEPDLRQCVDLLHTLMPKT
- a CDS encoding DinB family protein; the protein is MTPPRIRPPYDADERTQLLAWLDMQRAVVEWKCEGVSEKDAHRSVLPASPAMTVAGVVSHLRWVEHCWFEVMLMGGAAEGPQFDDGPEDADMLVDDVPLEQLLGEYARQYARSNEITATNSLDQAGRHPDFRAGSASLRWILLHMIEETARHAGHLDAIRELLDGEKGYF
- a CDS encoding SRPBCC family protein, with product MPEISVDVHIGRSVTEVYDFLSDARNLPLWFSGVDTVAESAEPAGPGVAHVYRFPGRHRDQVLQCVAYVPGEHLVFRGDRMWNALGAQTPMYSFTLSPRPRGTLLRLTVQCRLTGALTLLAPVVAMAWRRDLPRDVRRLGERLGAPHCHVISAPRRVRLPISAAAPAAAPTTVPPAFAPPAPPRPQLRPEPRPEARPVPRPEPRPASVPAAKERAPRSAA
- a CDS encoding class I adenylate-forming enzyme family protein — translated: MIRRRPKGMPARLSYPEASVGDILAGSARRYPDRVALRDGDDTLTYAELHEQALRFARGLRQRGIAEGDAVALHQPNSLWFPVTYYGILLAGAVVAPLNPTLPPAALRAQLDEAEVRAAVTHPATAPALLAAGTDGLELVAVVPPSAVAPGDPAPLDGTVPLAELLAGDPEPGPHVPPDAVAHLSFTGGTTGRSKAVQVLHRHVVANCLQFTCWRAAAVPAVDPDGGIFLDPVAEAATEYTNQPGQGVSIAVAPFFHAMGLVGQSIGVLAGLTSVLAGRFDPERFLELAEKFGATQIAGSPALFHALLAAPAAQGRALSAVRVVNSGAAPIDTTTLRALRTLFPRACVVEGYGLTEATMGVTSGIVDPDDPVPIGSVGLPVFDTEIEIRDLVETGRRVPDGETGELWARGPQITAGYHGHPELTAEQFVDGWLRTGDLARCDERGHVYIVGRAKDMLIYKGYNVYPGQLEEILSGHPAVAQVSVIGVPAAEAGEIPAAYVVTRPDASPAPGPALAQELMAHVSARVAPYQRVREVRFLEALPTSAAGKVLKAELRRTHKA
- a CDS encoding PaaI family thioesterase; protein product: MPDFAWGAGTGLDRIRTLAEELAHAPHVPYTQFGLSITQVDKGRVEMAWTPGESLLNRGGVVHGGFVATTLDEACGATVMSGSEPLTPFLTMSLNVEYLRPVRAGATYKVVGTVIKPGRLRTLVRAAVEDTAGRLCAEGTASMTPNRALLQTSGHAPTGTVA